The Rubrobacter aplysinae genomic interval CCTTCGGCCAGGTTCGCCATCGCGTCCAGCACCTCACCGACGGTCTCCGGGTCCAGGGCGCTCGTGGGCTCGTCGAAGAGCATGATCCTGGGCTCCATCGCCAGCCCGCGCGCTATCGCCACGCGCTGCTGCTGTCCACCCGAGAGCGAGACGGGGTACTTGTCCGCCTGCTCGGGGATGCCGACCCTGTCCAGCAGCCTCTTGCACCGGTCGTCCGCCTCTTGCTTCGAGACCCCCTTTACCTTTACCGGCGCGAGCTTTATGTTCTCGGCGGCGGTCATGTGCGGGTAGAGGTTGAACTGCTGGAAGACGAACCCGATCTCGGCCCGCGCCCGGTTCACGTTGGTCTTTGAGTCCGTGAGCCTCAGCC includes:
- a CDS encoding amino acid ABC transporter ATP-binding protein, whose protein sequence is MIEFREVSKWFGDFKVLEDIDLAVEEGEVVVLIGPSGSGKSTLLRCINALEAIGDGELVVDGLRLTDSKTNVNRARAEIGFVFQQFNLYPHMTAAENIKLAPVKVKGVSKQEADDRCKRLLDRVGIPEQADKYPVSLSGGQQQRVAIARGLAMEPRIMLFDEPTSALDPETVGEVLDAMANLAEGGMTMVVATHEMGFARRVADRVIFMDEGRIVEVGPPEHFFENPENERTQRFLSRIL